Proteins encoded by one window of Streptomyces uncialis:
- a CDS encoding putative leader peptide encodes MRCYLSGLRSRGQADLTKRRAVDLCRVAAMLCRTV; translated from the coding sequence ATGCGGTGCTATTTGAGCGGTCTCCGTTCGCGGGGACAGGCGGATCTGACGAAGCGGCGGGCAGTCGACCTGTGCCGCGTCGCCGCCATGCTCTGTCGCACCGTCTGA
- a CDS encoding sulfurtransferase, with the protein MSRSDVLVDADWVEANLDSPKVVIVEVDEDTAAYDKNHIRNAVKIDWRTDLQDPVRRDFVDQAGFEKLLSERGIAGDDTVVLYGGNNNWFASYAYWYFKLYGHQSVKLLDGGRKKWELDSRDLVTEVPARAATEYKAKEQDTSIRAYRDDVIAAIGAQNLVDVRSPDEFSGKLLAPAHLPQEQSQRPGHVPSARNIPWSKNANDDGTFKSDEQLTALYADEQVDLAKDTIAYCRIGERSALTWFVLHELLGVDNVKNYDGSWTEYGSLVGVPIELGPAK; encoded by the coding sequence ATGAGCCGCAGCGACGTCCTGGTAGACGCCGACTGGGTCGAGGCCAACCTCGACAGCCCGAAGGTCGTCATCGTCGAGGTCGACGAGGACACCGCCGCGTACGACAAGAACCACATCAGGAACGCCGTCAAGATCGACTGGCGCACGGACCTCCAGGACCCGGTCCGCCGTGACTTCGTCGACCAGGCCGGCTTCGAGAAGCTCCTCTCCGAGCGCGGCATCGCAGGCGACGACACCGTCGTCCTCTACGGCGGCAACAACAACTGGTTCGCGTCCTACGCCTACTGGTACTTCAAGCTCTACGGTCACCAGTCCGTGAAGCTTCTCGACGGCGGCCGCAAGAAGTGGGAGCTCGACTCCCGCGACCTGGTCACCGAGGTGCCCGCCCGCGCGGCCACCGAGTACAAGGCCAAGGAGCAGGACACCTCGATCCGCGCCTACCGCGACGACGTGATCGCCGCGATCGGCGCCCAGAACCTGGTGGACGTCCGCTCCCCCGACGAGTTCTCCGGCAAGCTCCTCGCCCCGGCCCACCTGCCGCAGGAGCAGTCGCAGCGCCCGGGTCACGTCCCGTCCGCCCGCAACATCCCGTGGTCCAAGAACGCCAACGACGACGGCACCTTCAAGTCGGACGAGCAGCTCACGGCCCTCTACGCCGACGAGCAGGTCGACCTCGCGAAGGACACCATCGCGTACTGCCGCATCGGTGAGCGCTCCGCCCTGACCTGGTTCGTGCTGCACGAGCTGCTGGGCGTGGACAACGTCAAGAACTACGACGGTTCGTGGACCGAGTACGGCTCCCTCGTGGGTGTGCCGATCGAGCTCGGCCCCGCCAAGTAA